Proteins from a genomic interval of Symmachiella macrocystis:
- a CDS encoding Uma2 family endonuclease: MSPSALLSAEQFADRKFDFPEGGRWTELHAGEVVSLSPPDELHGNVVLNFTKALAKHAQQVQDGYACFELGLIVARAPDTVCCPAISYFQSDERFAETDNLVTKTVPTLVVEIASTNDRRRNMAARVENYLNWGVGHVWLVDTECQEIHLFQSGVSTIKLGSDEVLHGGMVLSQFRSRVEDLFAKPAWY, translated from the coding sequence ATGTCTCCCTCAGCCCTATTATCCGCCGAGCAATTCGCCGATCGCAAGTTCGATTTTCCCGAAGGAGGCCGCTGGACGGAGTTGCACGCGGGCGAAGTCGTCTCCTTGTCCCCTCCCGATGAACTGCACGGCAACGTGGTGCTCAATTTCACCAAGGCGCTCGCCAAACATGCCCAACAAGTCCAAGACGGCTATGCCTGTTTTGAACTGGGGCTGATCGTTGCCCGCGCCCCCGACACAGTCTGCTGTCCGGCAATCAGTTACTTTCAATCGGACGAGCGCTTTGCTGAAACGGACAACCTAGTCACCAAAACCGTTCCCACACTGGTTGTGGAAATCGCCTCCACCAACGATCGTCGCCGCAATATGGCTGCGCGGGTCGAGAACTATCTGAATTGGGGCGTCGGCCATGTCTGGTTGGTCGATACCGAATGCCAAGAAATCCACCTCTTCCAATCCGGCGTTTCCACAATCAAACTCGGCAGTGACGAAGTGTTGCACGGCGGAATGGTCCTCAGCCAATTCCGCAGCCGCGTCGAAGACCTCTTCGCCAAACCCGCTTGGTATTGA
- a CDS encoding TrkH family potassium uptake protein, translated as MNWLLLCRMLGLLAMLVGGSMVFSLPWAFPEFGQTTEFEFHGFWGLISAIGVSLGVGGTLSFLGRKEHSTILRKEALAIVGLGWILAGLLGALPYLFSGTMRDAETPMSIPDAVFESVSGFTTTGASVLTELEDPTEIPRCIMFWRCFTNWLGGMGIIVLFVAILGQLGAAGKALMRREVPGPISESVRPRVREQAIVMWVIYVVLSAILVGILQLEGMTIYNALCHTFATMATGGFSTLNGSVGGFNSPLIEYTIIIFMIAAGTNFTLFYLVTLQRRNPLYGEGWWGRFKPLFSDVEFRAYLTIIFVATIILTMDLLWIEHYQSVLDAFRNASFQVVSIMTTTGFGTDDFDRWSEFSKGLLLLLMFVGGCAGSTGGGLKVIRFVLFAKIMRLEIEQAFRPNVVRPLRIAGVTLDNSLRHDVLVYFCLILTIYIGSWMLLAAIETDDQWRDTTLSVAEMADEHRPHRAEKLLDCASAVAATLNNIGPGVGVVGPTENYAGFSGAGKVLLTVCMLLGRLELFAILVLFVPSFWKAH; from the coding sequence ATGAATTGGCTGCTTCTGTGTCGCATGCTGGGCTTGTTGGCGATGTTGGTCGGCGGGTCGATGGTGTTCAGTTTGCCCTGGGCCTTTCCTGAATTCGGCCAGACGACGGAGTTTGAGTTCCATGGTTTTTGGGGACTGATTTCAGCAATTGGCGTCAGCTTGGGGGTGGGGGGCACACTCTCGTTCCTGGGGAGGAAGGAACATAGCACGATTCTGCGCAAAGAGGCCCTGGCCATCGTGGGCCTGGGTTGGATCTTGGCCGGATTGCTGGGCGCGTTGCCTTATTTGTTCTCCGGCACCATGCGGGATGCCGAGACGCCGATGTCGATTCCTGATGCAGTCTTTGAGTCGGTTTCGGGATTTACGACGACCGGGGCCTCGGTGCTGACGGAATTGGAAGACCCTACGGAGATTCCGCGCTGCATCATGTTTTGGCGGTGCTTTACGAATTGGTTGGGGGGGATGGGCATCATCGTCTTGTTTGTTGCCATCCTGGGCCAACTGGGAGCAGCGGGTAAGGCGCTGATGCGGCGGGAAGTCCCTGGACCGATTTCGGAATCAGTGCGGCCTCGCGTTCGCGAACAGGCGATCGTGATGTGGGTGATCTACGTGGTGCTCAGCGCCATCTTGGTCGGCATTTTGCAGCTGGAAGGAATGACGATCTATAACGCGCTGTGCCATACGTTTGCCACGATGGCCACCGGCGGGTTCAGTACGCTCAATGGGAGTGTCGGCGGGTTCAATAGCCCGCTGATCGAATACACGATCATCATTTTTATGATCGCCGCCGGGACCAACTTTACGTTGTTTTACCTCGTCACTTTACAGCGACGTAATCCGTTGTACGGCGAGGGGTGGTGGGGGCGATTCAAGCCTCTGTTTAGCGACGTGGAATTCCGCGCCTATCTTACGATTATTTTTGTCGCCACCATCATATTGACGATGGATTTGCTTTGGATCGAGCATTATCAAAGTGTGCTCGATGCTTTTCGAAACGCAAGTTTTCAAGTCGTCAGCATCATGACTACGACCGGATTCGGTACGGATGATTTCGATCGCTGGAGCGAATTTTCTAAAGGCCTGCTCTTGTTATTGATGTTCGTGGGAGGCTGCGCTGGTTCGACCGGGGGCGGGCTGAAAGTGATTCGTTTTGTATTGTTTGCCAAGATCATGCGGTTGGAGATCGAGCAAGCGTTTCGCCCGAATGTGGTGCGTCCACTCCGAATTGCGGGGGTCACGTTGGACAATTCATTGCGGCATGATGTTTTGGTTTATTTCTGTTTGATTCTCACCATCTATATCGGCAGTTGGATGTTGCTGGCGGCGATCGAAACGGACGATCAATGGCGCGATACGACATTGTCCGTGGCTGAAATGGCGGACGAACATCGACCGCACAGGGCCGAGAAACTGTTGGATTGTGCCAGCGCCGTTGCCGCGACGCTAAACAACATTGGTCCCGGTGTCGGGGTCGTCGGCCCCACAGAGAACTATGCGGGGTTTTCCGGAGCAGGAAAAGTTTTGTTGACAGTTTGTATGTTGTTAGGGCGGTTGGAACTGTTTGCAATTCTAGTGCTCTTTGTGCCTTCGTTCTGGAAAGCACATTGA